Proteins from one Fragaria vesca subsp. vesca linkage group LG6, FraVesHawaii_1.0, whole genome shotgun sequence genomic window:
- the LOC101311297 gene encoding acetyl-coenzyme A carboxylase carboxyl transferase subunit alpha, chloroplastic-like, which yields MATTLAHSTLAFTAASGSASDAFRSSSNGVNGVPLRALGKARFSMKRNLAVTAKLRKVKKHDYPWPADPDPNVKGGVLTHLSHFKPLKEKPKPVTLPFEKPLVEIEKKIIDVRKMANETGLDFSDQIISLENKHQQALKDLYLNLTPIQRVNIARHPNRPTFLDHVFNITDKFVELHGDRAGYDDPAIVTGIGTIDGNRYMFMGHQKGRNTKENIQRNFGMPTPHGYRKALRMMYYADHHGFPIVTFIDTPGAYADLKSEELGQGEAIAHNLRTMFGLKVPIVSIVIGEGGSGGALAIGCANKLLMLENAVFYVASPEACAAILWKTAKASPKAAEKLKITASELCKLQIADGIIPEPLGGAHADSLWTSQQIKNAINKEMEELKKMDTEALLKHRMMKFRKIGGFQEGIPIDPKKKRNMKLKEEPKAVKTAVVDLEGEVEKVKMQILEAKKSSDKPALLPLTETIEKLKKEVDNEFAEAVNALGLKDRFESLQEEFSKVSSQDQLMHPALKEKIQKLRHEFTQSLSSAPNYEDLKYKLDMLKELSKAYKYEEKNNRAATLKQEVNSKFNEIMERPDVKEKTATLRAEIENAGVSNLDDLDDSLKGKILELKKELDTEFVGVLKSLGLDVQKRPKEPIEQILPSEVKTKIEELDEEINHKIENVINSSDLKDKIELLKLEVAKAGKNPDSATKNRIVALEQQIKQSLAAAVEASNLKEKHEKLKAEVSKTIESSGGSDGSLRKENPNEVYVF from the exons ATGGCGACGACGTTAGCTCATTCGACGCTGGCGTTTACTGCAGCTTCCGGTTCGGCTTCGGATGCGTTTAGGAGCTCCAGCAATGGAGTTAATGGTGTTCCTTTGAGAGCTCTAGGAAAGGCGAGGTTCAGCATGAAGAGGAACCTTGCGGTTACGGCTAAGCTCAGGAAGGTGAAGAAGCACGACTATCCATGGCCGGCGGATCCGGATCCGAATGTTAAAGGAGGAGTGCTTACTCATCTCTCTCACTTCAAGCCGTTGAAGGAGAAGCCCAAGCCGGTTACTCTGCCGTTCGAGAAGCCTCTTGTCGAAATCGAGAAGAAGATCATTGAT GTGCGGAAGATGGCGAACGAAACTGGACTGGACTTCAGTGATCAAATTATTTCATTGGAGAATAAACACCAACAG GCTTTAAAGGACTTATATTTAAATCTCACTCCTATACAACGTGTAAATATTGCACGACATCCTAACAGGCCAACTTTCCTTGATCATGTGTTTAACATTACTGATAAG TTTGTAGAGCTTCATGGAGACCGAGCAGGGTATGATGATCCTGCTATTGTCACTGGTATAGGAACTATAGATGGTAATAGGTATATGTTTATGGGTCACCAGAAAGGTAGAAACACGAAGGAAAACATTCAGCGCAACTTTGGGATGCCTACTCCTCATGG TTACCGGAAGGCTCTGCGCATGATGTACTATGCAGATCACCATGGGTTCCCTATTGTTACTTTCATTGATACTCCCGGTGCATATGCAGACCTTAAATCTGAGGAGTTGGGCCAA GGTGAAGCCATAGCTCACAACTTGCGGACTATGTTCGGTCTGAAGGTACCAATTGTTTCTATTGTCATTGGGGAAGGTGGATCTGGTGGTGCCCTTGCCATTGGCTGTGCCAATAAACTATTAATGCTTGAAAATGCAGTTTTTTATGTTGCCAG TCCTGAAGCATGTGCAGCAATCTTGTGGAAGACCGCCAAAGCTTCTCCAAAG GCAGCTGAGAAGCTGAAAATTACTGCATCTGAGTTGTGCAAGTTGCAAATTGCAGATGGCATCATTCCT GAGCCTCTTGGTGGAGCACATGCAGATTCCTTGTGGACCTCTCAACAGATCAAAAATGCAATTAACAAAGAAATGGAA GAGCTTAAAAAGATGGACACTGAAGCACTATTAAAGCATCGGATGATGAAATTCCGCAAGATTGGTGGGTTTCAAGAAGGAATCCCTATAGATCCGAAAAAGAAAAGGAACATGAAACTGAAAGAGGAACCCAAAGCTGTAAAGACTGCAGTTGTGGATTTAGAGGGTGAAGTTGAAAAGGTCAAAATGCAAATTTTGGAGGCAAAGAAATCCTCTGATAAGCCTGCATTGTTGCCTCTGACTGAGACAATAGAAAAACTGAAAAAGGAGGTTGATAATGAGTTTGCTGAGGCAGTTAATGCCCTAGGCTTGAAAGACAGGTTTGAATCATTGCAGGAAGAATTTTCGAAAGTAAGTTCACAGGACCAACTCATGCATCCAGCTCTGAAAGAAAAGATTCAAAAGCTTAGGCATGAATTTACCCAGAGCCTGTCATCTGCTCCTAATTATGAAGACTTGAAGTATAAACTTGACATGCTGAAGGAATTATCAAAAGCATATAAATACGAGGAGAAGAACAACAGGGCTGCTACATTGAAGCAGGAAGTTAACAGTAAATTTAACGAGATCATGGAACGGCCAGATGTTAAGGAAAAAACTGCTACACTTAGGGCAGAGATTGAAAATGCCGGGGTGTCCAACCTTGATGATTTGGATGACAGCCTGAAGGGTAAAATTTTGGAATTGAAGAAAGAGTTGGACACTGAATTTGTTGGTGTCCTCAAGTCCTTGGGATTGGATGTTCAGAAAAGACCAAAGGAACCAATTGAGCAAATTTTGCCCTCAGAAGTGAAGACCAAGATTGAAGAATTGGATGAAGAAATTAATCACAAGATTGAAAATGTTATCAATTCATCAGACTTGAAAGACAAAATTGAGTTACTAAAGTTGGAAGTAGCGAAGGCAGGAAAGAATCCTGATTCAGCAACGAAAAATAGAATTGTGGCTTTGGAGCAACAAATCAAACAAAGCTTGGCAGCAGCTGTGGAGGCATCAAACTTGAAAGAGAAGCACGAAAAGCTTAAGGCTGAGGTTTCCAAAACCATTGAATCTTCTGGAGGATCGGACGGAAGCTTGAGAAAGGAAAATCCAAATGAAGTCTATGTCTTCTGA
- the LOC101293212 gene encoding OTU domain-containing protein At3g57810-like — translation MAHKLSNEAVLEQLKNGFAQFELVSSPLLSISASISQPNATPFTGDHSHRFFARIGPPLGRGSSAMRKVERYSVQRVTGDGRCLFRALVKGMAANKGSPLSPREERDNADELRMAVKEVICENEEERPQYEAALVAITVDEPLKRYCQRIQRPDFWGGESELLVLSKLCRQPIIVYIPEHEHTNGGRGSGFIPIAEYGREFSKGSRNRKPRKAVRLLFSGRNHYDLLV, via the exons ATGGCGCATAAGCTTTCAAACG AGGCTGTTCTGGAGCAGCTCAAGAATGGATTTGCTCAGTTCGAGCTCGTCTCCTCCCCACTTCTCTCGATTTCCGCGTCCATTTCTCAGCCAAACGCCACGCCGTTCACCGGAGACCACAGTCACCGCTTCTTCGCCAGAATCGGACCGCCACT AGGCAGAGGGTCTTCGGCCATGAGGAAAGTCGAACGCTACTCCGTTCAGAGAGTTACCGGCGATGGACGCTGTCTATTTCGTGCCCTG GTAAAAGGAATGGCAGCAAATAAAGGGTCTCCTCTTAGCCCAAGGGAAGAGAGAGACAATGCAG ATGAGCTACGGATGGCTGTTAAAGAGGTTATTTGCGAGAATGAGGAAGAACGTCCCCAGTATGAAGCAGCTTTAGTGGCAATTACTGTTGATGAACCCTTAAAACG TTACTGCCAGCGAATCCAAAGACCTGATTTCTGGGGTGGAGAATCAGAGCTACTG GTGCTCTCAAAATTGTGTAGACAGCCAATCATCGTCTATATTCCAGAGCATGAG CACACAAATGGTGGAAGGGGTTCTGGTTTCATTCCCATTGCAGAATACGGAAGAGAGTTCAGTAAAGGTTCGAGAAACAGAAAGCCCAGGAAGGCCGTGAGGCTCTTGTTCAGTGGCAGGAACCATTACGATCTGCTTGTATGA
- the LOC101293503 gene encoding uncharacterized protein LOC101293503, protein MAPKFSNEVVLEQLKHGFAHFEIVSSPVLSISTSIYSPAKPVVFFGDYSRHRFFAKTEPLLGRGSPAAIREAETYTVQRVAPDGQCLFRAVVKGMAANDGSTLSQREEKKRLEELRRAVKDFTCSEYEKQHPQYEAVRKAIVGKFDRYCERITKPNFWGGKSELLALSQVYKLPIIVYIPAPKHPNGGGGSGFIPFQKYGTEFGEAWGGRKTVRLLLSGSNHYDLLV, encoded by the exons ATGGCGCCTAAGTTTTCAAATG AGGTTGTTCTTGAGCAGCTGAAGCATGGATTTGCTCATTTTGAAATCGTCTCCTCCCCCGTTCTCTCTATTTCAACTTCCATTTATTCTCCGGCGAAACCCGTGGTGTTCTTCGGAGACTATAGTCGTCACCGCTTCTTTGCTAAAACTGAACCCCTGCT AGGCAGAGGATCTCCTGCGGCCATAAGGGAAGCTGAAACCTATACGGTTCAGAGAGTTGCTCCCGATGGACAATGTCTGTTTCGTGCAGTG GTAAAAGGAATGGCAGCAAATGATGGGTCTACTCTTTCCCAAAGGGAAGAGAAAAAACGTTTAG AGGAGCTACGGAGGGCTGTGAAAGATTTCACATGTAGTGAGTATGAGAAACAACATCCCCAGTATGAAGCAGTCCGGAAGGCAATTGTTGGAAAGTTCGACCG TTACTGCGAGCGTATCACAAAACCTAATTTCTGGGGAGGAAAGTCGGAGCTGCTG GCGCTGTCGCAGGTGTATAAGCTCCCAATCATTGTGTATATACCAGCGCCCAAG CACCCAAATGGTGGAGGGGGTTCTGGTTTCATTCCTTTTCAAAAATATGGAACTGAGTTTGGTGAAGCTTGGGGAGGCAGAAAGACTGTGAGGCTCTTGTTAAGTGGCAGCAACCATTATGATCTGCTTGTATGA
- the LOC101294090 gene encoding ataxin-3 homolog, whose translation MEGSSNGGMLYHEVQESKLCAVHCVNTALQGPFFSEFDLAALASDLDRKERQMMHLSVHAGAPPAAAGDFLSEESHNVSLDGDFSIQVLEKALEVWDLQVIPLDSPVAEPAQIDPELENGFICHLQDHWFCIRKVNGEWYNFDSLYAAPLHLSKFYLSAYLDTLKGSGWSIFLVRGNFPKECPISSSEASNGYGQWLSPEDADRITKSCNSTNAPRQTQRTNWPRQPSDQFLSTEEAELLSEMEDEDMKAAIAASLMDSSPAVAVANAGDSNPQTESSNSQESKISQDNKIA comes from the exons ATGGAAGGTTCGAGCAACGGCGGGATGCTGTACCACGAGGTGCAGGAGTCGAAGCTGTGCGCCGTGCATTGCGTCAACACGGCGTTGCAGGGCCCTTTCTTCTCCGAATTCGATTTGGCCGCCCTCGCCTCCGATCTCGATCGAAAGGAGCGCCAGATGATGCACCTCTCTGTCCACGCCGGTGCTCCCCCCGCCGCCGCCGGCGATTTCCTCTCCGAAGAGTCCCACAACGTCTCCCTCGACGGCGATTTCAGCATCCAG GTACTAGAAAAGGCTTTAGAGGTTTGGGATCTGCAGGTCATCCCCCTTGATTCTCCAGTTGCAGAGCCTGCTCAGATCGATCCTGAGCTGGAGAATGGGTTTATCTGTCATTTACAGGATCATTGGTTCTGTATCAGGAAAGTGAATGGGGAGTGGTATAATTTCGACAGTCTGTATGCAGCCCCTCTTCATCTTTCAAAGTTTTACCTCTCCGCCTATTTGGACACACTAAAGGGCTCTGGTTGGAGCATTTTCCTGGTGAGAGGAAACTTCCCAAAAGAGTGTCCCATCTCATCCTCTGAAGCTTCCAATGGGTATGGTCAGTGGCTTTCACCTGAAGATGCCGACCGAATAACTAAATCTTGCAACTCCACAAATGCTCCACGCCAGACTCAGAGAACAAATTGGCCTCGGCAACCTTCAGACCAATTCCTATCCACCGAGGAAGCGGAACTCCTATCAGAGATGGAAGACGAGGACATGAAGGCTGCAATAGCTGCCAGTCTAATGGATTCTTCCCCAGCCGTGGCTGTGGCCAATGCCGGAGATAGCAACCCACAGACCGAAAGCTCAAACAGCCAAGAGAGCAAGATCAGCCAAGATAATAAAATTGCTTGA
- the LOC101293800 gene encoding reticulon-like protein B12-like produces MGSPERLFGRKRTLHEILGGGLVADVILWRQKDVTMRIMLVALAAWVVFEKSGYTLLSLVSSVLLLLFVVLFLWAKSAAILNRPAPPLPELQLSEEMVNEAAAIIRTRVNALLLVSLDISLGKDSRLFFKVAAYPLLIYFVGGLTDFLTLSYTSLVIVLTIPAFYERCEDYVDKYVMMGYRRLLQLYVKLDEEYVNRFQHLVLEKKKLS; encoded by the exons ATGGGTTCACCGGAAAGATTGTTTGGCCGGAAAAGAACCCTTCATGAGATCCTTGGAGGAGGTCTTG TTGCAGATGTGATCTTGTGGAGGCAGAAAGATGTGACAATGAGGATAATGTTAGTAGCTTTAGCTGCTTGGGTGGTGTTTGAGAAGTCTGGTTATACGTTGCTATCACTGGTCTCTAGTGTTCTTCTCCTCCTCTTTGTCGTTCTCTTTCTCTGGGCTAAATCGGCTGCCATTCTTAACCG GCCAGCTCCACCCCTGCCTGAATTGCAGTTATCAGAAGAAATGGTGAATGAAGCTGCCGCTATCATCCGGACTCGTGTAAATGCTTTGCTTTTGGTTTCACTAGATATTTCTCTTGGTAAGGACTCGAGGTTGTTCTTCAAAGTGGCGGCTTACCCGCTGCTGATTTATTTTGTTGGTGGCTTGACTGATTTCCTAACTTTGAGCTACACCA GCCTCGTCATTGTTCTGACAATACCAGCGTTCTATGAGAGGTGTGAAGATTATGTGGACAAGTATGTCATGATGGGGTACAGGAGATTGCTGCAATTGTATGTTAAACTAGATGAAGAATATGTGAACAGATTTCAGCACTTGGTTCTGGAGAAGAAGAAACTAAGTTGA
- the LOC101315355 gene encoding uncharacterized protein LOC101315355, which yields MTMLQIRLKKVTPTEGETVNAACPDHLVLADLPVAKGIGSATAASLVKTIGRRSRRQLGERVHFCVRCDFPIAIYGRLSPCEHAFCLDCARSDSICYLCDERIQKIQTIKIMEGIFICAAPHCLKSFLKRSEFESHIHETHAHLLQPNAEKMDGIESEARSKNQVTASESTARAPPRPVFSPSSNSQFHDRDDKARLQREQSLPRPVMQPTPPPGFGQIQNNPPDLSRPPGFDRPVPQNLYHQQSFDSSGAPMQESGQFSDKQQGMTSETPFSEYPPMHSMQPPNYAVPINSNQVQMMPNLQFGYPFPVDGSQPFYGAPYQMVRQDSGQDVGQEQGSLLGFPPGSVPNMNFAPGYPQSWNAGQAGVPFEQATPGGQGTADGFTNSSDPQGNVAYYQGGMSFNPQQMTNKAMEQPFQGGNAMDPRDNKGILASQPMSLPPPPPASQLKRKSYQGDTGRDGQS from the exons ATGACGATGCTTCAGATCCGACTGAAGAAGGTTACACCAACCGAGGGCGAGACCGTCAACGCCGCTTGCCCTGACCACCTCGTCCTCGCCGACCTTCCGGTGGCCAAGGGCATTGGCTCCGCCACCGCCGCTTCGCTTGTCAAGACCATCGGCCGCCGCTCCCGTCGTCAGCTCGGCGAGCGTGTCCACTTTTGTGTCCGCTGTGATTTCCCGATTGCTATCTATGGGCGACTG AGCCCTTGTGAACATGCGTTTTGCTTGGATTGTGCTAGGAGTGATTCAATCTGCTACCT TTGTGATGAACGTATTCAGAAGATTCAGACTATTAAAATCATGGAGGGGATCTTCATTTGTGCCGCTCCTCATTGTCTCAAATCCTTTCTGAAGAGGAGTGAATTTGAATCTCACATCCATGAGACACATGCACACCTTCTACAGCCAAATGCGGAGAAAATGGATGGAATTGAATCAGAAGCACGGAGTAAGAACCAAGTTACGGCATCTGAATCCACTGCCCGAGCTCCACCAAGGCCAGTCTTCTCTCCTAGTTCAAATTCCCAGTTCCATGACCGTGATGACAAAGCTCGTCTTCAACGAGAACAATCACTTCCAAGGCCAGTCATGCAGCCTACACCACCTCCAGGTTTTGGACAAATTCAGAATAATCCACCAGATCTCAGCCGACCGCCAGGCTTTGACAGGCCTGTTCCCCAAAATCTCTACCATCAACAAAGCTTTGATTCATCAGGTGCTCCAATGCAGGAGTCCGGCCAGTTTTCAGATAAGCAGCAAGGAATGACATCTGAGACTCCCTTTTCTGAATACCCACCCATGCATTCTATGCAGCCCCCCAATTATGCAGTTCCTATCAATTCCAATCAAGTACAGATGATGCCCAACCTTCAGTTTGGCTATCCTTTCCCAGTTGATGGATCTCAACCATTCTATGGTGCTCCCTATCAGATGGTACGACAGGATTCTGGACAGGATGTGGGACAAGAACAGGGGTCCTTGTTGGGTTTCCCCCCAGGTTCAGTACCTAACATGAATTTTGCACCTGGTTATCCACAGTCTTGGAATGCAGGACAGGCTGGTGTTCCTTTTGAGCAAGCTACACCAGGGGGTCAAGGAACTGCAGATGGTTTCACCAACTCCTCAGATCCTCAAGGAAATGTTGCATATTATCAAGGTGGCATGAGTTTCAACCCTCAGCAGATGACAAACAAAGCAATGGAACAGCCATTCCAGGGTGGTAATGCTATGGATCCAAGGGATAACAAAGGTATATTAGCATCACAGCCCATGTCACTTCCTCCGCCTCCTCCAGCATCACAGCTCAAACGCAAGTCTTATCAAGGTGACACAGGTCGAGATGGCCAGAGCTAG
- the LOC101297569 gene encoding putative disease resistance protein RGA1-like, with protein sequence MAEFLTFGAQELLKKVASLAAQEFNLVWGFNGDITKLRESLLILEAVLRDAEHPRQDQGEAVKLWVKKLEDIAQQAEDVLDDYGYELLRRKVELRNQLKKKVQNFFSLSNPIVFRVKMAHKIEKINTALDELNKKATAIGLVARPSLDATTSHGISIDRETYSILKQDENNIIGRDTVVADTVQALIKANHNQESDLSVLAIVGMGGLGKTTLAKSIYHESEISGHFEKKIWICVSTPFEVRSILRGILEALKPENAAVQAIDAICNILKEELKGKRYLLILDDVWNEDAQKWNDLMSCLLRITDAQGSSIIVTTRSDKVAKMVETLPRCDLRKLSDDECWLILKDKAIPVGSMPILEDQARIGKEIAKKCGGVPLVAKVLGNIMRSKTSNEWNSIVDSKIWELPDEEERIMSILKLSFDELKNSSLKQCFAYCSMFIKDFEMEKADLVQLWMAQGWLHSTQIDMEMEDRGNEYFNILAERSLFQDVEIDYYGNTICKMHDLVHDLAERVSNMANSRSLFFKGEALGSTFLKVRSLRVLNLYKADIDKLPSSIGKLTHLRYLNVMETKVKSFPESIGKLFYLETFKMPYHVEEFPKIIANMINLRHVYFGKHAKVPVGILGRLTNLRSLPFLKVGKETGPRIEELGGLNHLRDALSIYNLEHVRDGEEAAKAKLVDKKQIRKLTLDWKLSGPSNNVDNQDDVLEGLKPHCNLEILKIQGFMGVNFPSWLLLASNLKEIELAGCNKCERVPILGHLPNLVHVKMRNMQKLRCLGSEFYGYDRISSATSDGRNAVFPALRSLRIEEAENLTDWVETRGTLRAFPCLEKLTLVKCKQLRSTPSRFPSLKKLKIREVDSGIPIASILSYELTSLTHLGIHDVEGLASLPEGTLRNNKNLASLEIVNCKELSCIAPNGFDCGASLELVFILNCPKLRSLPDSLLPVSLKQVHIDNCKSLVSIPIIPEHGGLPSLSNFFIYNCPQLSSLPEGLQYCTSLQQLRIWSCPKITSIPIPSEGLPSLFRLGLSQCPELASLPSGLGCCSSLSDLRITECPKVTSISIDTLTACLQQLFVSSLESLPILHGGFTSLRQLEIWKCESSQIDLQFPVSLQELTIRGCPHLETVPSLDKLTSLRELWIDDCSRLTCLPSLDKLTFLRQLWITNCSRLTSLPSGLAMESPYVFTRLDSLLIGRFRNDLDSFPAFQVLPQLESLSIYGWPKLKSLPEEIRHMTSLTYLSIESFDGVEAIPDWLGDLASLRSLDISNCENLMYLPSVQAMHRLTKLDRLHIWLCPLLSERCTEESGPEWPKISHIQHQYIH encoded by the exons ATGGCTGAATTTCTCACTTTCGGTGCTCAAGAATTACTGAAGAAAGTGGCTTCTCTTGCCGCTCAAGAGTTCAATCTTGTATGGGGATTCAATGGAGATATAACAAAGCTGCGTGAGTCACTGCTCATTCTTGAGGCTGTGCTACGAGATGCAGAGCATCCACGACAAGATCAGGGAGAGGCTGTGAAGCTGTGGGTGAAGAAGCTTGAAGACATAGCTCAACAGGCCGAGGATGTGTTAGATGACTACGGATATGAGCTTCTTCGGCGTAAGGTGGAACTGCGAAACCAGCTGAAGAAAAAGGTGCAAAACTTCTTTTCCCTCTCTAATCCTATTGTGTTTCGTGTTAAAATGGCACATAAAATTGAGAAGATCAACACCGCCTTGGATGAGTTGAACAAGAAGGCAACTGCTATTGGCTTAGTTGCTAGACCATCCTTAGATGCAACAACTTCCCATGGTATAAGCATTGACAGGGAGACCTACTCTATCTTAAAACAAGATGAAAACAATATCATTGGGAGGGACACTGTTGTGGCAGATACAGTTCAAGCCCTGATCAAAGCAAACCACAATCAGGAAAGTGATCTTTCAGTTTTGGCCATTGTGGGTATGGGGGGCCTTGGAAAGACAACTTTGGCTAAATCAATATATCATGAATCTGAGATAAGCGGGCACTTTGAGAAAAAGATATGGATATGTGTATCCACTCCTTTTGAAGTCAGATCAATTCTGAGAGGGATCCTGGAAGCTCTTAAACCAGAAAATGCTGCTGTGCAAGCTATAGATGCTATATGTAATATTCTGAAAGAAGAGTTGAAAGGAAAGAGATACCTTCTTATACTTGATGATGTATGGAATGAAGATGCTCAAAAATGGAATGATTTGATGAGTTGTTTGCTAAGAATTACCGATGCCCAGGGAAGCAGCATTATCGTTACTACCCGCAGTGACAAAGTGGCAAAAATGGTGGAGACCCTTCCTAGGTGTGATTTGAGGAAGCTATCAGATGATGAATGTTGGCTCATATTGAAGGATAAAGCAATTCCTGTCGGAAGTATGCCTATACTTGAAGATCAAGCGAGAATTGGAAAGGAGATTGCCAAAAAGTGTGGAGGTGTACCATTAGTGGCAAAG GTTTTAGGAAACATTATGCGTTCTAAAACAAGCAATGAATGGAATTCAATTGTTGATAGTAAGATATGGGAATTACCTGATGAAGAAGAAAGAATCATGTCGATTTTGAAGTTGAGCTTTGATGAACTGAAAAATTCATCATTGAAACAGTGTTTTGCATATTGCTCGATGTTCATCAAAGATTTTGAAATGGAAAAGGCCGACTTGGTTCAACTTTGGATGGCTCAAGGATGGCTTCATTCCACCCAAATTGATATGGAGATGGAAGACAGAGGTAACGAATATTTTAACATTTTGGCAGAAAGATCCCTTTTTCAAGATGTTGAAATCGATTACTATGGTAATACAATATGCAAGATGCACGATCTTGTTCATGATCTTGCAGAACGTGTGTCAAACATGGCAAACTCGCGCTCACTATTTTTCAAGGGAGAAGCACTGGGGAGTACCTTCCTTAAGGTTAGATCTTTACGTGTGTTAAATCTATACAAGGCAGACATTGACAAGTTGCCGAGTTCAATTGGAAAGTTGACACACTTGAGGTATCTGAATGTTATGGAAACAAAGGTCAAATCATTTCCAGAATCTATCGGCAAACTCTTTTACCTTGAGACGTTTAAAATGCCTTATCATGTTGAAGAGTTCCCAAAGATAATTGCTAATATGATCAACTTGAGACATGTTTATTTTGGTAAGCATGCAAAAGTTCCAGTTGGGATATTAGGAAGATTGACGAATCTCAGATCATTACCTTTTCTAAAGGTGGGCAAGGAAACTGGGCCTAGGATTGAGGAACTGGGTGGGTTAAACCATTTGAGAGATGCCTTGTCTATCTATAATCTGGAGCATGTAAGAGATGGAGAAGAAGCAGCGAAAGCGAAGCTGGTTGATAAGAAACAGATAAGAAAGTTAACTCTTGACTGGAAGCTTAGTGGACCAAGCAACAATGTTGACAATCAGGATGATGTACTTGAAGGACTGAAACCACATTGTAATCTGGAAATTCTGAAGATTCAGGGGTTCATGGGTGTGAACTTTCCATCATGGTTATTGCTTGCCAGCAACTTGAAAGAAATTGAACTAGCAGGGTGCAACAAATGCGAAAGAGTCCCAATACTTGGCCATCTTCCCAATCTTGTACATGTTAAGATGAGGAACATGCAGAAGCTAAGGTGCTTGGGGTCTGAGTTTTATGGTTACGATCGGATTTCCAGTGCAACAAGTGACGGGAGAAATGCTGTGTTTCCTGCATTGAGATCATTACGTATTGAGGAGGCTGAGAATCTCACAGATTGGGTGGAAACAAGAGGAACGTTAAGGGCCTTTCCTTGCCTTGAGAAGCTGACCCTCGTGAAGTGTAAGCAACTGAGAAGTACTCCCAGTCGGTTTCCATCTCTCAAAAAGTTGAAGATAAGAGAAGTGGACAGTGGCATACCAATAGCAAGTATTTTAAGCTATGAACTGACTAGTCTCACTCATCTGGGAATACATGATGTCGAGGGACTTGCTAGTCTGCCGGAAGGGACGTTAAGAAACAACAAGAATTTGGCATCTTTGGAGATAGTGAATTGTAAGGAGTTAAGTTGCATTGCTCCCAATGGATTTGACTGCGGCGCATCTCTTGAGCTAGTTTTTATTCTTAACTGTCCTAAGCTGAGGAGTTTACCTGATAGCCTGCTCCCAGTCTCTCTCAAGCAGGTTCATATAGATAATTGCAAGAGTCTAGTGTCCATTCCAATCATTCCCGAGCATGGTGGTCTCCCATCTCTGAGCAATTTTTTTATATATAACTGTCCACAGTTATCCAGTCTTCCTGAGGGGCTACAATACTGCACATCTCTTCAACAATTGAGAATATGGAGTTGCCCAAAGATAACGTCCATTCCAATTCCATCAGAGGGCCTCCCATCCCTTTTCCGACTGGGGCTTTCGCAATGTCCTGAGTTGGCAAGCCTACCGAGTGGGCTAGGCTGCTGCTCCTCTCTTTCTGATTTGAGAATAACCGAGTGCCCCAAGGTAACATCCATTTCAATTGACACTCTCACTGCATGTCTACAGCAGTTGTTTGTAAGCAGTCTAGAGTCTCTTCCAATTTTACACGGCGGCTTCACATCCCTCCGTCAATTGGAAATCTGGAAGTGTGAAAGTTCACAAATTGATCTTCAATTCCCCGTCTCTCTTCAGGAGTTGACAATTAGAGGGTGTCCTCATCTAGAGACGGTTCCAAGTTTAGACAAGCTCACATCCCTCCGTGAGTTGTGGATTGATGATTGTTCCCGGTTGACATGTCTACCAAGTTTAGACAAGCTCACATTTCTCCGTCAGTTGTGGATTACTAATTGTTCTCGATTAACAAGTCTACCCAGTGGGTTAGCAATGGAATCCCCATACGTATTCACCCGTCTCGACTCCTTGTTAATTGGCCGGTTTCGGAATGATCTGGATTCTTTCCCTGCTTTTCAGGTTCTACCACAACTTGAATCATTATCTATCTACGGGTGGCCAAAGCTCAAGTCTCTGCCTGAAGAAATTCGACACATGACGTCTTTGACCTATTTGTCGATAGAGTCCTTTGATGGAGTGGAGGCTATTCCAGATTGGTTGGGAGACCTTGCATCTCTTCGCTCCTTGGATATCTCCAATTGCGAGAATCTTATGTATCTACCTTCCGTCCAAGCTATGCACCGCCTCACCAAATTAGATCGGCTACATATCTGGCTGTGTCCCCTTCTAAGCGAAAGATGCACCGAGGAGAGCGGCCCAGAGTGGCCTAAGATCTCTCATATTCAACACCAATATATTCACTAA